GTCCTAGACTGATCATCTATATGGTCTCGAGAATTCGAGACGAATTTCACAGACACCTGAACCTGGAACTAAAAGAAAAGGGCTTAGGCGCACTCACGACGACCCACGCGGATATCTTATTCGCTCTCGTAAAGAAAAAACGAGCGCAGATGCAAGAGATAGCCAAGATGATCAATCGGGATAAATCCACGTTAACCGCCCTTGTAGACAAACTGGAAACTTTGGGCTTTGTTGAAAGAACGAGGGACCCGGACGATCAGAGGATCGTTCACTTGGAACTGACGCCGAAAGCATATACGGTTCGTCCCGTTTTACTCGGCATTTCAAGATCCCTGGTAAACAATCTCTACAAGGGTTTTACGGAAGACGAAAAAAGAGAATTGGCTCGACTTCTCGTAAAACTCTATCAGAATCAAAACCCGGATTCCGTAGGCTCCAGCTATTTCCTACAATAAATAAGGAAAACAAAAATATGACTTCTTTCCAACCAATTCTATCCTGGATCGTGGGCTTGATTCTATTCTTCCTTTCCGGAATTCATTTTTATTGGTTGGTCGGAGGTCAAACGGGCGGAAGCAAGGTAATTCCGGAATTAAACGGAAAGCCGACCTTTCGACCCGGAAAACTTTCAACCGCTTTGGTAGGAATTCTACTCTTCTGCGCGGCCTTATTGCCGATCGGTCTTACTC
This is a stretch of genomic DNA from Leptospira tipperaryensis. It encodes these proteins:
- a CDS encoding MarR family winged helix-turn-helix transcriptional regulator — translated: MSPRLIIYMVSRIRDEFHRHLNLELKEKGLGALTTTHADILFALVKKKRAQMQEIAKMINRDKSTLTALVDKLETLGFVERTRDPDDQRIVHLELTPKAYTVRPVLLGISRSLVNNLYKGFTEDEKRELARLLVKLYQNQNPDSVGSSYFLQ
- a CDS encoding DUF3995 domain-containing protein, which codes for MTSFQPILSWIVGLILFFLSGIHFYWLVGGQTGGSKVIPELNGKPTFRPGKLSTALVGILLFCAALLPIGLTLEIPFGIPKTLFHYGTFFLSVVFLLRAVGDFRMVGFFKSIRDTTFAKYDTKYYCPLCLLISTLLFFSAI